DNA from Spirochaetaceae bacterium:
GGCTATCATGGCTAAGAAAGCCGGTATGGTGACGCTTGAGTTGACGGTGAAGGATGGTCTGCCCGATGGGGAGGCGACACATCAGATCCCAGTTATGGTTCGCGCTTCTAATGCCACCCCGAGTGCGGTTGCCACAGTCTTGACCGACGCTGCTTTCACAGCCATGTCGAGAACTGGTGTCAATCGCTTAGCCTCAAATGGTGGACCAGTGACGGTATCGGTACCCGATGATGCGTTCGATGATATCGACGGCGATGCCCTCAAGGTCACGGCAGAGCTCGGAGGCGATGAAGCAACCATGACGGCGAATGCAGCGTTTCTCGGTGTGAGCATAGACGCGAATGGTGATCTGGTGCTGACGCCGAAGAAGGGCGGCCCTTCTGGTGCCGACACCATTCCCGTAATCCTCAAGGCGACAGACCCCTTTGGGGAATCCGTGATGACCGCGGCTACTGGCACGTCGAGCATTCAGGTAAAGGTCAACACTCCGCCGATGAATGACGTATACGAGGCAGGTGACACAATTCCCGCCGGGAAGATGGCAGGCGACAAAAAGACGTTGTCCGACATTGCGACCAAGATCTTTAGCAAGGCGGCCCAGACCAGCGCCGTCGACTTCATCGATCTCAGCGAATATTTTGTCGAGAATGACGCGGAGGATCCAATTGATGGAGCGAATGGTATCTGCGACTTTACCACCAATCAGCCTTCCGGTGATGCTGCGTATGCAACGGTAGAGTTCAATGCCGCCCGCGAGGTAATCCAAGTCACACCCGCGAAGGTAGGTTCATTCCAGATTGTTGTAACCTGTGAGGACAACAAGGGTGAGTCGGTGACGGATCAAGTGACCGTCACCATTCGTAACTAACTTCCAAGCAGATTCGTTACTTGGGGCCGTCGGAGGAATCTCCGACGGCTTTTTTTCGGCGCGCGCCCAGCATGGGCATTCACTGGGAGGTGAGCAGTCGCGGAAGGTTGCAAGTCCTTCTACCTGCCCGACAGGGGGAGCGGTTAGCGGAAGGCAAGGGTGTCCGCCGTGAGGCGGGATCTGGAGGAAGCAGTCGCCCCTAGCGTAGAGTCGAGGAGAGGCGCGCCCGGCCGGAGGTGGGGGGAGTAGCTGTTACCGGCGGCTTTCGCATGAAGCCGGTGCCTCAGTCCCCACCATAGCCACGTTTCCTCTCCCCGCTCATCGAACCCGGCGTGCCGATTTCCAGCACCGGGCTCTCGGACGAGATCATGCGTTCGCCCACGGAAAGCGTGCCGTCCGCGACACGAGGCGAGTAAGGACAGGTCATCCCACAGGCGCTTGTCCGGGAAGCGTACGTACTTCCCGGCCCGTACCTTGTGCTTGCGGCATAGCCACTGGCGCAGCCGCCTGGTCGCATGCGCGTCGACCGCCCGGTAAGCCGGACTGACCTGTCCCAGTTGGAAGTAATTCGCCCACCCGGTCATCAACCGGTTCAGGCGCTTCACGACCGTTTCCTGGTCAAGTAGTCCGTACCTCCGGCGGGTCAACTCGCTGATCCTGCGGCACACGCTCACTACGCTGCTCCGGCTCGGGCGCGTGCCCATGTAGGCGCGCCCCGTATCCCGGCGGTAGTTGCGTCCGATGCGGTACCCGAGGAACTCCAACGGTTCTTCAGGCACTCGTATACTGCGGGTCTTCGTCACGTTGATCGGCAGCCGCAGACGCTCCATCATGTCCTCGACAGCGCCCCTCATCGTATCCGCGGGGGCTTTGCCGCACACGACGATGTCGTCCTGCGTAATTCACGATCTCTGCGGCGAAGCGTCGGGCATGGCCCAACACCTTCCAGCCCAATATGAAGCGTCGCATGTAGATGTTGCTGATCAGCGGGGAAACCGGCGCGCCTTGCGGCGACCCTTTCCTTCCCTTCGCGCTCGGTTCGTGCGGCGTTTGCCGCCCTTGCCGTCGTCCTCTTCCACCGCCATCTCCAACCACGCCTTGATCCAGCCCAGCAGCCGCCCGTCGCTCACGCGAGGGGCCACGCTGCGCATCAGCTCGGCGTGCGGTAT
Protein-coding regions in this window:
- a CDS encoding collagen-like protein; the encoded protein is MKFAAFISIIVSVAVMFVACQGAVGPKGDAGERGPQGDKGDTGDTGATGPPGEPGTPAPLNMAPRIKAGMTLGTQNFALANTAPATDGLRIVHELTVSNYFEDPEGVLELVYSLGDLSDDDKEIVDVYLNDMTNVDTSGADPAIIGTPVTKAVQGTTAYLAIMAKKAGMVTLELTVKDGLPDGEATHQIPVMVRASNATPSAVATVLTDAAFTAMSRTGVNRLASNGGPVTVSVPDDAFDDIDGDALKVTAELGGDEATMTANAAFLGVSIDANGDLVLTPKKGGPSGADTIPVILKATDPFGESVMTAATGTSSIQVKVNTPPMNDVYEAGDTIPAGKMAGDKKTLSDIATKIFSKAAQTSAVDFIDLSEYFVENDAEDPIDGANGICDFTTNQPSGDAAYATVEFNAAREVIQVTPAKVGSFQIVVTCEDNKGESVTDQVTVTIRN